A region of Streptomyces sp. WMMC500 DNA encodes the following proteins:
- a CDS encoding HAD domain-containing protein, giving the protein MIGFVRPLLFLDVDGPLIPFGPTWHGRPGRVPPPAPDTGNPLLARVEPADGPRLAALPCELVWATTWQADANESVAPLLGLPELPVVDIPEHAGGPGRGGPHWKTPLLVDWAAGRPFAWVDDEITDADRDWVGAHHPERALLHRVDPGRGLTDADFAALGAWLRAL; this is encoded by the coding sequence GTGATCGGTTTCGTACGTCCGCTGCTTTTTCTTGACGTCGACGGCCCCCTCATCCCGTTCGGACCCACCTGGCACGGCCGCCCCGGTCGCGTCCCGCCGCCGGCGCCGGACACGGGGAACCCGCTGCTGGCCCGGGTCGAGCCGGCGGACGGGCCCCGGCTGGCGGCGCTCCCGTGCGAGCTGGTGTGGGCCACGACCTGGCAGGCCGACGCCAACGAGAGCGTCGCCCCGCTCCTCGGCCTGCCGGAGCTGCCGGTGGTGGACATCCCGGAGCACGCCGGCGGGCCCGGACGCGGCGGGCCGCACTGGAAGACCCCGCTCCTGGTCGACTGGGCGGCCGGCCGTCCGTTCGCCTGGGTGGACGACGAGATCACCGACGCCGACCGCGACTGGGTCGGCGCCCACCATCCGGAGCGGGCCCTGCTGCACCGCGTCGACCCCGGCCGGGGACTCACCGACGCGGACTTCGCCGCGCTCGGCGCCTGGCTGCGCGCGCTGTAG
- a CDS encoding Ig-like domain-containing protein, with product MKVERIRRVRTRHSLAALLTGAVLVLVTACGGSDGGDDDDGGKGGKGGAGPQGGGEQKVSQAVVEITPKDGAEAVGTQGALKVTADKGKLVSVKVADEKGTEVEGEISKSGAVWQPAGHLRTQTKYTVHAVAQDSDGLEAVKDASFTTVVPENSFIGYFTPEDGSTVGVGMPVSINFNQPIANTAEVEEAIEVTADPGVEIDGHWFGNQRLDFRPEEYWAPGTEVTLSLRLDGVEGADGVYGQQHKDVSFEIGRSQVSTVDADSKKMKVERNGKVIKTIPVTTGAPSTPTWNGKMVISEQFEVTRMDGETVGFGGEYDIKDVPHAQRLSTSGTFIHGNYWAGQATFGSANASHGCIGLYDARGGGDRSTPGSWFFRNSLIGDVVEVKNAKDEVIAPDNGLNGWNMSWEEWTAAQ from the coding sequence TTGAAGGTGGAGCGGATACGAAGGGTGCGTACCCGGCACAGCCTGGCGGCGCTGCTGACCGGCGCCGTGCTCGTCCTGGTGACGGCGTGCGGGGGATCCGACGGCGGGGACGACGACGACGGCGGCAAGGGCGGCAAGGGGGGTGCGGGTCCCCAGGGCGGCGGTGAGCAGAAGGTCTCGCAGGCCGTCGTCGAGATCACGCCGAAGGACGGCGCCGAGGCGGTCGGCACGCAGGGCGCGCTGAAGGTGACCGCGGACAAGGGCAAGCTCGTCTCCGTGAAGGTGGCGGACGAGAAGGGCACCGAGGTCGAGGGCGAGATCTCGAAGAGCGGCGCCGTGTGGCAGCCGGCCGGCCATCTGCGTACCCAGACCAAGTACACGGTGCACGCCGTCGCGCAGGACTCCGACGGCCTGGAGGCCGTCAAGGACGCCTCGTTCACCACCGTCGTGCCGGAGAACTCCTTCATCGGGTACTTCACGCCCGAGGACGGCAGCACGGTCGGCGTCGGCATGCCGGTGTCGATCAACTTCAACCAGCCGATCGCGAACACCGCGGAGGTCGAGGAGGCCATCGAGGTCACCGCCGACCCCGGCGTCGAGATCGACGGCCACTGGTTCGGCAACCAGCGCCTGGACTTCCGCCCCGAGGAGTACTGGGCGCCGGGCACCGAGGTGACGCTCAGCCTGCGCCTCGACGGCGTCGAGGGCGCGGACGGCGTCTACGGCCAGCAGCACAAGGACGTCAGCTTCGAGATCGGCCGCAGCCAGGTGAGCACGGTCGACGCCGACAGCAAGAAGATGAAGGTCGAGCGCAACGGCAAGGTCATCAAGACCATCCCGGTGACCACGGGCGCGCCGTCCACGCCGACGTGGAACGGCAAGATGGTGATCAGCGAGCAGTTCGAGGTCACCAGGATGGACGGCGAGACCGTCGGCTTCGGCGGCGAGTACGACATCAAGGACGTACCGCACGCGCAGCGCCTGTCCACCTCCGGCACCTTCATCCACGGCAACTACTGGGCGGGCCAGGCCACCTTCGGCTCGGCCAACGCCAGCCACGGCTGCATCGGCCTGTACGACGCGCGCGGCGGCGGCGACAGGTCGACGCCCGGTTCCTGGTTCTTCCGCAACTCCCTGATCGGGGACGTGGTCGAGGTCAAGAACGCCAAGGACGAGGTCATCGCCCCGGACAACGGCCTCAACGGCTGGAACATGTCCTGGGAGGAGTGGACCGCGGCGCAGTAG
- a CDS encoding ABC transporter ATP-binding protein: MTATVTERPGGEEPDDDRPRPRSDPFDQDLLPAPDGASRTLLGSLLAPHRRRVAAAAVLILLQQAAVQAGPLLVAYAIDHAVPALRRDDHGPLIAVGVAYAVCALASGLLQHTFVRAAARINQDVLLDLRGRIFRHAQALDVDFHDRYTSGRLISRSTSDVESLRELLSEGLQELIVVVLQVVYIAALLLWLDLGLGGAALLSFVPLYALIRSFQRRSIKIYTKRSTAIAQVIVKFVETMNGIRPVQAFRRERANDEDFDRLNGHHERVNGDSILEMARYVVSSRLTANFAVAAIVLWGAYRVAEDELALGVLAAAVLYLRRLYDPIDRLGMFLNSYQSAAASLQKIAGLLAQRPGVAEPAEPRPLPARPEGLPGREVRFEEVGFSYRTGGEVLPRFDLTVPAGQTVAVVGSTGAGKSTLAKLLARFYDPSAGRVLLDGVDLREIGNAELRRAVVMVTQEAFLFSGTVAENIAIGRPEATREEIEAAARALGAHEFITALPDGYDTDVRKRGGRISAGQRQLVAFARALLADPAVVILDEATSSLDIPGEQAVQRAMRTVLHGRTAVVIAHRLSTVEIADRVLVMAQGRIVEDGPPATLIADRGRFAALHQAWQDSTL, from the coding sequence ATGACGGCGACGGTCACCGAGAGACCCGGCGGCGAGGAGCCGGACGACGACCGCCCGCGCCCGCGGAGCGACCCGTTCGACCAGGACCTGCTGCCCGCGCCGGACGGCGCGTCCCGCACGCTGCTGGGCTCCCTGCTCGCCCCGCACCGGCGCCGGGTCGCCGCCGCGGCCGTGCTGATCCTGCTGCAGCAGGCCGCGGTGCAGGCAGGCCCGCTGCTCGTCGCGTACGCCATCGACCACGCCGTGCCCGCGCTGCGGCGCGACGACCACGGCCCGCTGATCGCCGTCGGCGTCGCGTACGCGGTCTGCGCGCTGGCCTCCGGGCTGCTCCAGCACACCTTCGTGCGCGCCGCCGCGCGCATCAACCAGGACGTGCTGCTCGACCTGCGCGGGCGGATCTTCCGCCACGCGCAGGCCCTCGACGTCGACTTCCACGACCGCTACACCTCCGGCCGGCTCATCTCCCGCTCCACCAGCGACGTGGAGTCGCTGCGCGAGCTGCTGAGCGAGGGGCTGCAGGAGCTGATCGTCGTCGTGCTCCAGGTGGTGTACATCGCCGCGCTGCTGCTCTGGCTGGACCTGGGGCTCGGCGGGGCGGCGCTGCTGTCGTTCGTGCCGCTGTACGCGCTGATCCGCAGCTTCCAGCGGCGGTCGATCAAGATCTACACCAAGCGGTCGACGGCCATCGCACAGGTGATCGTGAAGTTCGTCGAGACGATGAACGGCATCCGGCCCGTCCAGGCGTTCCGCCGGGAACGGGCGAACGACGAGGACTTCGACCGGCTCAACGGGCACCACGAGCGGGTCAACGGCGACTCCATCCTCGAGATGGCCCGGTACGTCGTCTCCTCCCGGCTGACGGCGAACTTCGCGGTCGCCGCGATCGTGCTGTGGGGCGCGTACCGGGTGGCGGAGGACGAGCTGGCGCTGGGGGTGCTGGCCGCGGCGGTGCTGTACCTGCGGCGGCTGTACGACCCGATCGACCGGCTCGGGATGTTCCTCAACTCCTACCAGTCGGCGGCGGCGTCGCTGCAGAAGATCGCCGGGCTGCTGGCGCAGCGGCCGGGCGTGGCGGAGCCGGCGGAGCCGCGCCCGCTGCCGGCGCGCCCGGAGGGGCTGCCGGGCCGGGAGGTCCGCTTCGAGGAGGTCGGCTTCTCCTACCGTACGGGCGGCGAGGTGCTGCCCCGCTTCGACCTGACGGTGCCCGCCGGGCAGACGGTCGCGGTCGTCGGCTCGACGGGGGCGGGGAAGTCGACGCTGGCCAAGCTGCTGGCGCGGTTCTACGACCCGAGCGCGGGCCGGGTCCTGCTGGACGGGGTGGACCTGCGGGAGATCGGGAACGCGGAGCTGCGGCGCGCCGTCGTGATGGTCACGCAGGAGGCGTTCCTGTTCTCGGGCACGGTCGCGGAGAACATCGCGATCGGCCGCCCGGAGGCGACCCGCGAGGAGATCGAGGCGGCGGCGAGGGCGCTGGGCGCGCACGAGTTCATCACGGCCCTGCCGGACGGCTACGACACCGACGTACGCAAGCGCGGCGGCCGCATCTCGGCGGGCCAGCGCCAGTTGGTCGCGTTCGCCCGCGCGCTGCTGGCCGACCCGGCGGTGGTGATCCTCGACGAGGCCACGTCGTCGCTGGACATCCCCGGTGAACAGGCGGTCCAGCGGGCGATGCGGACGGTGCTGCACGGCCGCACGGCGGTGGTCATCGCCCACCGCCTTTCGACGGTGGAGATCGCGGACCGCGTCCTGGTGATGGCCCAGGGCCGCATCGTGGAGGACGGCCCCCCGGCCACCCTGATCGCCGACCGCGGCCGCTTCGCGGCGCTGCACCAGGCGTGGCAGGACAGCACCCTGTGA
- a CDS encoding ABC transporter ATP-binding protein, which produces MPAAATHTEEPEPADSPTAAATGPDLEEPPAGGAEDRSAVRSLLRLWPYVRPVRVRLFSAAGVAIVASCIGLVIPLVLKWLVDGPVADRDPAGVWLGGLVILVLGIAEAALFGFRRWLVARPLAGVEAAMRASLYRHLQRLPVSFHDRWASGQLLSRGTTDLQLIRMFLAFPLTFLVVNGTTIAVGCAVLLAQEWTLGLVLLAPVIPLVALCSSFERRFFGAARRAQDQVGDLTTVVEEAVLGIRIVKGFGRHRSQAQAFRRLTRELRATELHKARLLAGIWALIMTLPELAIGAALVLGTVQVADGDLSAGTLVAFLSTAMALRWPVESIGFLLAMCNEAATAADRYFEVMDEPEADAADRKAAAGASGTAHSGASADPGAPAPPAVPAQRTASPPGPGPEPPPSAADGIRFTGVVFRHPDAGPDTAPVLDGIDLHVRSGETLALVGATGSGKTTLTALVPRLYEPTAGRVSLDGRDITALPRDELRALVAVAFEEPTLFSATAGANVLMGSYEAEEHDLLRALDIAQADFVHRLPHGHRTEVGEQGLSLSGGQRQRLALARAIVGRPRFLVLDDPLSALDVHTEALVEAALRRVLATTTALVVAHRPSTVLLADRVALLSGGRVAAVGTHDELLHGSAEYRALMAGVTEERTPDADAAGAAHGEEGERR; this is translated from the coding sequence ATGCCTGCCGCCGCGACACACACAGAAGAGCCCGAGCCCGCCGACTCCCCGACCGCCGCCGCTACCGGCCCCGACCTCGAAGAACCGCCCGCGGGCGGCGCGGAGGACCGCTCCGCGGTGCGCTCGCTGCTGCGCCTGTGGCCGTACGTGCGCCCGGTGCGGGTACGGCTGTTCTCGGCGGCCGGCGTGGCGATCGTCGCGTCCTGCATCGGACTGGTGATCCCGCTGGTGCTCAAGTGGCTCGTGGACGGCCCGGTGGCCGACCGCGACCCGGCCGGCGTGTGGCTCGGCGGGCTGGTCATCCTCGTGCTCGGCATCGCGGAGGCGGCGCTGTTCGGCTTCCGCCGCTGGCTGGTGGCCCGCCCGCTGGCCGGGGTGGAGGCGGCGATGCGGGCGAGCCTGTACCGGCACCTGCAGCGGCTGCCGGTCTCCTTCCACGACCGCTGGGCCTCCGGCCAACTGCTCTCCCGCGGCACGACTGACCTCCAGCTCATCCGGATGTTCCTGGCCTTCCCGCTGACGTTCCTGGTCGTCAACGGCACCACCATCGCGGTCGGCTGCGCGGTCCTGCTCGCGCAGGAGTGGACGCTCGGGCTGGTGCTGCTGGCGCCCGTGATCCCGCTGGTGGCGCTCTGCTCGTCCTTCGAGCGGCGCTTCTTCGGCGCCGCGCGCCGGGCGCAGGACCAGGTCGGCGACCTGACGACGGTGGTCGAGGAGGCGGTGCTCGGCATCCGCATCGTCAAGGGCTTCGGCCGGCACCGCAGCCAGGCGCAGGCATTCCGCCGGCTGACCCGTGAGCTGCGCGCCACCGAGTTGCACAAGGCGCGGCTGCTGGCGGGGATCTGGGCGCTGATCATGACGCTGCCGGAGCTGGCGATCGGCGCGGCGCTGGTGCTCGGCACGGTGCAGGTCGCGGACGGCGACCTGTCGGCGGGGACGCTGGTGGCGTTCCTGTCCACGGCGATGGCGCTGCGCTGGCCGGTGGAGTCGATCGGGTTCCTGCTGGCGATGTGCAACGAGGCGGCGACCGCGGCGGACCGCTACTTCGAGGTGATGGACGAGCCGGAGGCCGACGCGGCGGACCGCAAGGCCGCCGCGGGCGCCTCGGGCACCGCACACTCCGGGGCCTCGGCGGACCCCGGCGCCCCCGCGCCCCCCGCCGTCCCCGCGCAGCGCACCGCGTCCCCGCCCGGGCCAGGACCGGAGCCCCCGCCCTCCGCCGCCGACGGCATCCGCTTCACCGGTGTCGTCTTCCGCCACCCCGACGCCGGGCCGGACACCGCGCCCGTACTCGACGGCATCGACCTGCACGTGCGCTCCGGCGAGACCCTCGCCCTCGTCGGCGCGACCGGCAGCGGCAAGACGACGCTCACCGCGCTCGTCCCGCGCCTGTACGAGCCGACCGCCGGCCGCGTCAGCCTCGACGGCCGCGACATCACCGCCCTCCCCCGCGACGAGCTGCGCGCGCTGGTCGCCGTGGCGTTCGAGGAACCGACGCTCTTCTCCGCCACCGCCGGCGCGAACGTCCTCATGGGCTCGTACGAGGCCGAGGAGCACGACCTGCTGCGGGCGCTGGACATCGCGCAGGCGGACTTCGTCCACCGACTGCCGCACGGCCACCGCACGGAGGTCGGCGAGCAGGGACTCAGCCTCTCCGGCGGCCAGCGGCAGCGGCTCGCGCTGGCGCGGGCGATCGTGGGCCGGCCGCGCTTCCTCGTGCTCGACGACCCGCTCTCGGCGCTCGACGTGCACACCGAGGCGCTGGTGGAGGCCGCGCTGCGCCGGGTGCTGGCGACGACCACGGCGCTGGTGGTGGCGCACCGGCCGTCCACGGTGCTGCTCGCCGACCGGGTCGCGCTGCTGTCCGGCGGCCGGGTCGCGGCGGTGGGCACCCACGACGAACTGCTGCACGGCAGCGCGGAGTACCGCGCGCTGATGGCCGGCGTGACGGAGGAGCGGACACCGGACGCGGACGCGGCCGGGGCCGCGCACGGCGAGGAGGGGGAGCGGCGATGA
- a CDS encoding TetR/AcrR family transcriptional regulator, producing the protein MDDVSAPSLRRTPVQQRSAERLARILDACAELLDETGYEDLTTSAVADRAGVPIGSVYRFFPNKRALADALAARNLDDFTGRVTRRLAAEPARAGWRRILDSMLAEYVAMMRTVPGFAQVDFEANDPVAARLCDILAERLSLPVTASLQRSCLVAVEAADALLQLAFRTDPDGDAALLAETRTLLHAYLSRSLD; encoded by the coding sequence ATGGACGACGTGAGCGCTCCCTCCCTCCGCCGCACCCCCGTCCAGCAGCGCAGCGCCGAGCGGCTGGCCCGGATCCTCGACGCCTGCGCCGAACTCCTCGACGAGACCGGCTACGAGGACCTGACGACCAGCGCGGTCGCCGACCGGGCGGGCGTCCCCATCGGCTCGGTGTACCGCTTCTTCCCCAACAAACGCGCCCTCGCCGACGCGCTGGCCGCGCGCAACCTCGACGACTTCACCGGCCGCGTCACCCGCCGGCTGGCCGCCGAGCCGGCGCGGGCCGGCTGGCGGCGCATCCTGGACTCGATGCTGGCGGAGTACGTCGCGATGATGCGCACGGTCCCGGGCTTCGCGCAGGTCGACTTCGAGGCCAACGACCCGGTGGCGGCCCGGCTGTGCGACATCCTGGCAGAGCGGCTGTCCCTGCCGGTGACGGCCTCGCTCCAGCGCTCCTGCCTGGTGGCGGTCGAGGCGGCCGACGCGCTGCTCCAACTCGCCTTCCGCACCGACCCGGACGGGGACGCGGCGCTGCTGGCGGAGACGCGCACGCTGCTGCACGCCTATCTGTCCCGCTCGCTGGACTGA
- a CDS encoding lysozyme, giving the protein MHVNRSLTHRLFSRRAGRTRAGAAVVLGASLALVAGLTAPSAASSPADDADRKKKNPVPLGHAYMGMGVDADQSSPDVSPRDHTSGVQGIDVSHWQGSINWTSVRNAGIQFAWMKATEGTTYKDPRFNTNYPAAYRAGVIRGAYHFARPNSSSGAAQANFFASNGGAWSRDNLTLPGVLDIENNPSGSACYGLSQSAMRNWILDFYNTYKSRTSRDVVIYTSPSWWNSCTGGWNGMSSRSPLWVAHWTSAHNPSLPGGFPFYTVWQYTSTGRVSGISGNVDRNKFNGSRARLLALANNTP; this is encoded by the coding sequence ATGCACGTGAACAGATCACTGACCCACCGCCTCTTCTCGCGCCGCGCCGGCCGCACCCGCGCCGGCGCCGCCGTCGTCCTCGGCGCATCCCTCGCCCTGGTCGCGGGGCTCACCGCACCGTCGGCCGCGTCCTCGCCTGCGGACGACGCCGACAGGAAGAAGAAGAACCCCGTGCCGCTCGGCCACGCATACATGGGCATGGGCGTGGACGCGGACCAGTCGTCCCCTGACGTCAGCCCGAGGGACCACACCAGCGGCGTGCAGGGCATCGACGTCTCGCACTGGCAGGGCAGCATCAACTGGACGTCGGTGCGCAACGCCGGCATCCAGTTCGCCTGGATGAAGGCGACCGAGGGGACGACCTACAAGGACCCGCGGTTCAACACCAACTACCCGGCGGCGTACCGCGCCGGCGTCATCCGCGGCGCCTACCACTTCGCCCGGCCGAACTCCTCCAGCGGCGCCGCCCAGGCCAACTTCTTCGCCTCCAACGGCGGCGCCTGGTCCCGCGACAACCTGACCCTGCCCGGCGTGCTGGACATCGAGAACAACCCCTCCGGCTCCGCCTGCTACGGGCTCTCGCAGTCCGCGATGCGCAACTGGATCCTCGACTTCTACAACACCTACAAGTCGCGGACCAGCCGTGACGTGGTCATCTACACCAGCCCGAGCTGGTGGAACAGTTGCACCGGCGGCTGGAACGGCATGTCCTCGCGCAGCCCGCTGTGGGTCGCGCACTGGACCTCCGCGCACAACCCGTCGCTCCCGGGCGGCTTCCCCTTCTACACGGTGTGGCAGTACACGAGCACCGGGCGGGTCTCCGGCATCTCCGGCAACGTCGACCGCAACAAGTTCAACGGTTCGCGCGCCCGGCTGCTGGCGCTGGCGAACAACACCCCGTAG
- a CDS encoding MFS transporter, whose product MRSREFGLFFVARAIARLGDMMAPVALAAGLIMHGYGAGAVGLAMASMTACFAGFVIFGGVFADRFNARAVMIGADVARIGTQLAMAGLFLSGGVVLWQVCALSALNGIAAAMFQPGVAGVIPRIADDVQGANASIRTAESAMTLAGPAAAGALVGLTSPGGVYAAHAGTYAVSALCLALLRLPPRPADDAPPARLARGGRGRAFRADLAEGWREFSSRTWMWAVIAVWMVFMIGSWGPTVPLLAAEVVKEYGAGAYGLVNSVMGAGMVVGGLVAMRLRPAHPLRAGSVAMLGFGAQPAAVGLALPVPAIAGAMAVSGAALAFWGVMWATSVQTQVPPAALSRVNAYEIAGSVAMLPVGNALAGPASGAFGAHEVLVFNGVLALLAAGALLSVPAIRNLRRADGVRRDPRMTDRSGEGKTG is encoded by the coding sequence TTGCGCAGCCGCGAGTTCGGCCTCTTCTTCGTCGCCCGCGCCATCGCCCGGCTCGGCGACATGATGGCGCCCGTCGCCCTCGCCGCCGGGCTGATCATGCACGGGTACGGCGCCGGTGCGGTCGGCCTGGCGATGGCGTCGATGACCGCGTGCTTCGCCGGGTTCGTCATCTTCGGCGGCGTCTTCGCGGACCGGTTCAACGCCCGCGCCGTGATGATCGGCGCCGACGTCGCCCGGATCGGCACGCAGCTCGCGATGGCCGGCCTGTTCCTCTCCGGCGGCGTCGTGCTCTGGCAGGTCTGCGCGCTGTCCGCGCTGAACGGCATCGCCGCAGCGATGTTCCAGCCCGGCGTCGCCGGCGTGATCCCGCGGATCGCGGACGACGTGCAGGGCGCCAACGCCTCCATCCGCACGGCCGAGTCGGCGATGACGCTCGCCGGCCCCGCGGCGGCGGGCGCCCTGGTGGGCCTCACCTCGCCGGGCGGCGTGTACGCCGCGCACGCCGGGACGTACGCCGTGAGCGCCCTCTGCCTGGCGCTGCTGCGGCTGCCGCCGCGCCCGGCGGACGACGCGCCGCCCGCGCGGCTGGCGAGGGGCGGGCGGGGGCGGGCGTTCCGGGCCGACCTGGCGGAGGGCTGGCGCGAGTTCTCCTCCCGCACCTGGATGTGGGCGGTCATCGCGGTGTGGATGGTCTTCATGATCGGCTCCTGGGGCCCGACGGTGCCGCTGCTGGCGGCGGAGGTGGTCAAGGAGTACGGGGCCGGGGCGTACGGCCTCGTGAACTCCGTGATGGGCGCCGGGATGGTCGTCGGCGGGCTGGTCGCGATGCGGCTGCGCCCCGCGCACCCGCTGCGCGCGGGGTCGGTCGCCATGCTCGGCTTCGGCGCGCAGCCGGCGGCGGTGGGGCTGGCGCTGCCGGTGCCGGCGATCGCCGGGGCGATGGCGGTCTCCGGGGCGGCGCTGGCGTTCTGGGGCGTGATGTGGGCGACGAGCGTCCAGACGCAGGTGCCGCCCGCGGCGCTGAGCCGGGTCAACGCGTACGAGATCGCCGGCTCGGTCGCCATGCTGCCGGTCGGCAACGCGCTCGCCGGGCCGGCGTCGGGGGCGTTCGGCGCGCACGAGGTGCTGGTGTTCAACGGCGTGCTGGCGCTGCTGGCGGCGGGCGCGCTGCTGTCCGTACCGGCGATACGCAACCTGCGCAGAGCCGACGGCGTGCGAAGAGATCCCCGTATGACCGACAGGTCGGGAGAAGGGAAAACAGGGTGA
- a CDS encoding right-handed parallel beta-helix repeat-containing protein has protein sequence MSWTRKVRTALLPLVALGALLLTTAPAAAHEERPVAFPDGSGSVPEYRDEEPDLLVCKPGRAGFEARIADFPAALRARNLRLYERCRDRGYEHLQQAVDAVDESGMTIAVLPGVYLEEPSRPGPGGACARLKAPRSDFGYQILSYAQQKRCPHNQNLVAIMGKRNLQIEGTGADRGDVVIDGQYRKLNVIRADAADGVYFRNFTAQRSTFNSLYVLAADGFVIDDVLTRWNDEYGFLTFASDHGLYRDCESYGNGDSGIYPGSASDINEGRGYDVPRYAIEITGCRSHHNMVGYSGTAGDSVWVHDNEFDHNMGGASMDSAFPGHPGLPQNHAKFERNLIHDNNQNYYPYVADGTCAKPPAERGYEQGVVCPQISMPPGTGIITAGGNWNIYRDNWIYGHQRAAFYLNAVPAFIRGEGALGKQLDTSHHNRYAGNHLGVDRAGNERPNKTDVWWDGQGEGNCWQGDAGASNPRTLPECGARPGDVSGGSDRIIGEPVKLAQLLVCAEYDVQARKLPAGCDWYGARGIERIEVQIALAVAVVLGLVGGVLWWRLLRRDAVAAGAAVAGAAGLVLDVVGSASSYAHTWVPVIALVLTGAWWTATGLRLRVRLGGGRPGFTGVTVAMGVLTLLDAFDKAVLLIPWIPLSPAWLRTLLGLVWVVWAVIAVARRAPAADPVSDPAADPEGDPPPDPEAGARPGRPAAGPAPEAGLA, from the coding sequence ATGTCGTGGACGCGTAAGGTCCGAACGGCGCTCCTCCCGCTCGTCGCGCTGGGCGCGCTGCTGCTCACCACCGCCCCCGCCGCCGCCCACGAGGAGCGCCCCGTCGCGTTCCCCGACGGCTCTGGCAGCGTGCCGGAGTACCGGGACGAGGAGCCCGACCTGCTGGTCTGCAAGCCCGGCCGGGCCGGCTTCGAGGCGCGGATCGCCGACTTCCCCGCCGCCCTGCGCGCGCGCAACCTCCGGCTCTACGAGCGCTGCCGCGACCGCGGCTACGAGCATCTGCAGCAGGCCGTCGACGCCGTCGACGAGTCCGGTATGACCATCGCCGTGCTGCCCGGCGTCTACCTGGAGGAACCGAGCCGGCCCGGGCCCGGCGGGGCCTGCGCGCGGCTGAAGGCGCCGCGGTCCGACTTCGGGTACCAGATCCTGTCGTACGCGCAGCAGAAGCGCTGCCCGCACAACCAGAACCTGGTGGCGATCATGGGCAAGCGCAACCTGCAGATCGAGGGCACCGGCGCCGACCGCGGCGACGTCGTCATCGACGGCCAGTACCGCAAGCTCAACGTCATCCGCGCGGACGCCGCCGACGGCGTCTACTTCCGCAACTTCACCGCCCAGCGCTCCACGTTCAACTCGCTGTACGTGCTGGCCGCCGACGGCTTCGTCATCGACGACGTGCTCACCCGCTGGAACGACGAGTACGGCTTTCTGACCTTCGCCTCCGACCACGGCCTGTACCGCGACTGCGAGTCGTACGGCAACGGCGACTCCGGCATCTACCCGGGCAGCGCCTCCGACATCAACGAAGGCCGCGGCTACGACGTGCCCCGCTACGCCATCGAGATCACCGGCTGCCGCAGCCACCACAACATGGTCGGCTACTCCGGCACCGCCGGCGACTCCGTCTGGGTCCACGACAACGAGTTCGACCACAACATGGGCGGCGCCTCCATGGACAGCGCCTTCCCCGGCCACCCCGGGCTGCCGCAGAACCACGCGAAGTTCGAGCGGAACCTGATCCACGACAACAACCAGAACTACTACCCGTACGTCGCCGACGGCACCTGCGCCAAGCCGCCCGCGGAACGCGGCTACGAGCAGGGCGTGGTCTGCCCGCAGATATCCATGCCGCCCGGCACCGGCATCATCACCGCGGGCGGCAACTGGAACATCTACCGGGACAACTGGATCTACGGGCACCAGCGCGCGGCGTTCTACCTCAACGCGGTCCCCGCGTTCATCCGCGGCGAGGGCGCGCTCGGCAAGCAACTCGACACCTCGCACCACAACCGCTACGCCGGCAACCACCTCGGCGTCGACCGGGCGGGCAACGAGCGGCCCAACAAGACGGACGTGTGGTGGGACGGGCAGGGCGAGGGCAACTGCTGGCAGGGGGACGCGGGGGCGAGCAACCCGCGCACGCTGCCGGAGTGCGGCGCGCGGCCGGGCGACGTCTCCGGCGGCTCGGACCGGATCATCGGCGAGCCGGTGAAGCTGGCGCAGTTGCTGGTCTGCGCGGAGTACGACGTGCAGGCGCGGAAGCTGCCCGCGGGGTGCGACTGGTACGGGGCGCGGGGCATCGAGCGGATCGAGGTGCAGATCGCGCTGGCCGTGGCGGTGGTGCTGGGGCTGGTCGGCGGGGTGCTGTGGTGGCGGCTGCTGCGGCGCGACGCGGTGGCCGCGGGCGCGGCGGTGGCGGGGGCGGCGGGGCTGGTGCTCGACGTGGTCGGGTCGGCCTCCTCGTACGCGCACACGTGGGTGCCGGTGATCGCGCTGGTGCTGACGGGCGCGTGGTGGACGGCGACCGGGCTGCGGCTGCGGGTCCGCCTCGGCGGCGGGCGGCCGGGGTTCACGGGCGTCACGGTGGCGATGGGCGTGCTGACGCTGCTGGACGCCTTCGACAAGGCGGTGCTGCTGATCCCGTGGATCCCGCTGAGTCCGGCGTGGCTGCGGACGCTGCTGGGGCTGGTGTGGGTGGTCTGGGCGGTGATCGCGGTGGCCAGGCGCGCGCCCGCGGCCGACCCCGTGTCCGACCCGGCGGCGGATCCCGAGGGCGACCCGCCGCCGGACCCGGAGGCCGGAGCGCGGCCGGGCCGCCCCGCGGCCGGCCCGGCCCCGGAGGCCGGCCTCGCATGA